The region CGATGCGCACGGACGAAGGAAAACGGCGGATCGCCGCCGCGGCGGCGAGCATCCGCAAGTGGGGCGGGACCGCCGATCCGGAATCGGCCGCGTTGGAGCCGGCGCCCGAGGACGACGTTCTTCCGCTGCGCCGGGACGCGGCCGCCACCCTGATCGCGCTCAGCGTGCCCGGTGCCACCGCGCCCGAACCGGCCGCCGGGTCCGGGGCCATCACGCGGGCGGAACTTGCGATCTGGCTGGCCGACCTCGTACGCTCCGCAATCGAGCGCCACGCGCCGGCGTCCTGACCGGCGCCCGAGGACGCACCGCGCCACCCACAGTTTCCCATCCAGTCAGGGCCTCCACGCGCCCGCAGGCCGCGGGGCACGATCGGCCCGTGTATGCACTGCATGCCTGATTGGAGAATCGGTGGTCAACCCGATACCGAGGGGGAAGTCGGAGTGATAGATTTGGCGCGGCGGCTCCTGTGCCGTCCGGGCGAACGTGCGCACGCATCGGTCGCGCCCGCGCACCTAAGGGAGGTGGCGAGATGAAAGTCATCACCGCCGGGGCACCGCGTGCAATCCGAGAACATCCGGGCTTCAACTGGAAGCCGTTTCTGCCGGTGCTGCTGGCCCTGGCGATCGCGCTGATCGGACCGTTTCCCGGACTGACGCGCGCGGCTTGGCTCTACTTCGCGCTCTTCGCGGGCGTGATCGCCGCACTCATCCTCGAGCCGCTCCCCGGCGCTGCGGTCGGCCTGATCGGCGTCGGTCTCGCCACCGCGCTCGGCCTTATCCTCGGCCCGCGGCATCGATCACCTGGGGGCTATCGGGGTTTTCCGACACCACCGTCTGGCTGATCTTCGCAGCCTACATGGTGGCCCTCGGATATCAAAAGACCGGCCTTGGCCGGCGCATCGCGCTGTCCTTGGTCAAAGCGCTTGGCGGGCGGACCCTCGGGCTGGGATACGCGGTGGCCCTAAGCGACCTGGTGCTGGCCCCGTTCACCCCCTCGAACACCGCCCGCAGCGGCGGCACCATCTACCCCATCGTCGAGAGCATCCCCCCGTTGTACGGGTCGCTCCCGGGGCAGACGGCGCGAAGGATCGGGTCATACCTGATCTGGACGGCGCTGGCCACCACGTGCGTGACGAGCTCGATGTTCCTCACCGGCGTCGCGCCGAATTTGCTCGGCGTGGCGCTCGTGGCCAAGATGGCGAAGGTCAGTTTCAGTTGGGGCCAGTGGTTCATGGGATTCCTGCCGCTCGGAATCCTCCTGTTCCTCAGCGTGCCGCTTGTGATCTACTGGCTGTACCCTCCGGAGATCAAGCGCAGTGACAACGTGCCGGCCTGGGCCGCCAGCGAGCTGAAGAAGATCGGCCCTCTGACCGCGGGAGAGCTCAAGATGGCGGCGCTCGTGATTCTGGCGCTGACGCTCTGGATCGGCGGCGCGAGTTGGATCAACGCGACCGCCGTGGCGGTGGGGATCGTCGCGCTGATGATCGTGCTCGGGGTCATCTCGTGGGACGACGCATTGGGGAACCGGCAAGCGTGGAACGTGTTGATCTGGTTCGCCACGCTGGTCACCCTCGCCGACGGGCTCAGCCGGGTCGGTTTCCTCGCGTGGTTCGCGCACGGGGCGGCAGGGGTGTTGCACGGCGTGCCGATCATGACGTTCGTCCTGGCCTCGGTGGCGCTCTTCTTCCTGATGCACTACATGTTCGCGAGCATCACGGCGCACACGGCCGCGCTGCTCCCCGTGTTCCTGGTCGCGGCGGCGGGCGTCCCCGGCGTTCCGATCAAGTTGCTCGCCCTGGCGCTTCTGTACACCCTGGGCCTCATGGGAATCCTGACTCCTTATGCGACCGGTCCGGGGCCCATCTACTTCGGGAGCGGCTACATCAGCCGGAAAGACTTCTGGATTCTGGGGCTGATCTTCGGCGCGATCTTCCTGGCGGGCCTGCTGTTCATCGAGGTGCCCTATCTGTCGACGCTCTACCGCTAACACGAGAGAGAAGCGAACCTCGTTGATCAGAGGGACGCGGGCCGGCCGTCGGTAGCCGGGCTTGAGCGGGCGAGGGCCGTTGGTCCGGTCGTGCAGACGCAGGTCTGCGCGGCGTTCAGCCCCTTAGATATTCCTCCCGCAGCGGGTAGAAGACATCCAGCACCCGCGCGGGGCCGCCGGACGCACGGGCGGCGTGGCGCGTACCGCCCGGGATCACATAGGCATCCCCCGGCCGCAGCGCCCGCCGCTCCTCACCGATCTGCATCTCAATCTGCCCCTCGAGCACCACGCCCAGTTGCTCATGCGGGTGCGAGTGAAGGGCCACGGTGGAATCGGGCGACAAATCGACGCAGCTGATCATCACATGCGCTCCCGCGAGCGGACGCATGGTCACACCCTTCGCAATCTCCTTACCGGGCAGCGCGTTGAGCGACGTGAAGACGTACTCCGCAGCCATGGCATGCCTCCTTGCGACGGGCCTCGTGAGCCGTGCGAGCCCTGCGTCGGAAGGTTTCGCCCGCGTCGGGGACGTCCCTTCAAGAAGAGGAGGCCGCGGCACGACCGGACGGCGTCTCCGGGCGCTGCGGCCCGATCCTGGCGGCCCGTTGGCTCCTAAAGAGGAATTCGCCGGATTTTCTCGAAATGAGAGAGTTGACAACTTGTCGCGGAGGAGGTGAACGTGGTGGCACTCGTAGCGTTTCTCGCACTCATCGGCATCACATTGTGGGCAACCGGCCACCTCATCGTCCGCTGATCGCGACGCTGCAGCGGGACGCCGGTTTCTTTCGATGAGGGGGGTCACCCCCCTCATCGGTCTATCTGGAATGTTTGCGCCGGGGCCGTGCAGGGAAAACAAGCGGTTGAACCTAGTAGCCAGGGGGTGCCTTTCATGGTGTTTGTGTTGTTGGCGCTGCTGATTCTCGCGGCAACGGGGCACATGATCCTGCGCTAGCGGTGAAACGGCGGCCGGCCGCGAGGCTCGCGCCTGCGGCTTCCGCCTGAGCACGAACGGGGCGGTCATTCACTTCCCTTGAACCCGACAGCTGGGCGGTGCGGACACATGAGCGGCGTGCGATGGAAGGCGGTCCTATGGTTGACGGGCGTGCTCCTCGCGCTGGAAGGCGCGGCGCCGCTCTGGTCCGGGGCTCAGACCTCCCCGGGGTCGGCGACCGGTCAGGTGAATCAGGTCGAGTCGGTCACGCTGGCGCACGGGGTCAAGTCGGCGTCGGTGTTCGGATCGGGGCTGCTGACGCCCGTCGATCCCGCGACCACGTTCGTCAACACAGACGTACCGTATGCGATCGTCCGGATCAAAGCACTCGCGCCGGACACAACGGTCGCGCTGCGCCTCGCGGATCCGTCGGGATCCGCCTATGCGGTACAGGCCAAGATACCCGCCCATCGAGGGAACCCCAAGGACTTCGACTTCGCCGCCCCGTTGTACATCCTGGGCACGGACCTCGAGTCCCACACGGGAACCTGGCATGTTCAGATCCTGATCAACAACGCGCCCGCGAGCGACGTGACATTTCAGTGGCAGGCTGCAACCGCTGCGGAACTTGCGAAGCTCAAGGACACGGTGAACCAGTCTCCGCTCACCGCAGACCTGCACTGGCGCTATGGCGCCGCGCTCGGGCTGCTGGGCCACCTGTCGGAATCGATCACGGAGCTTCAGAACGCCATCCGCCTGGACCCCAACTACGCGCTGTACTACATCACGCTCGGACGCGTCTATGAACTGCAAAGCCGTGTCGCCGATGCGACGCAGCAATTTCAGAAGGCACTCAGCGTGCACGGCAGCTTCTACGATAGTGTGTTCGAGGGTTGGGCACGCGCCGGTCTCGTAAAGCTTCAGGCGCACTAGGGCCGTTCCATCGCGATGCACGGTTGGCTCCCTGGATCCGCGGCGTGCAGCGACACCCTGGGCTCGGGTGGCGTGCCGCGCCGATGCGCGTCGTCGGTGGAGCGCTAGGATCGCCGGGAGATGCCGGAGGGTAACCCCAGGGCAACGACCTACCTGCGGACGCTCTGCTTCATCCGGTACGGCGACCGCGTGCTTCTGCTCCAGCGTCGTCACCCGCCCAACCAGGGGCTGTACAACGCCCCCGGCGGCAAGATCGAGCGGGACGAAGATCCGTACGAAGCCTGTCTGCGCGAAGTCCACGAAGAGACGGGGTTCCACCTCCGCAAGATCAGGCTGCGCGCGCTGCTGACGGTGATCAGCCGGACGACCGGTGCCCAGTGGCTGTTGTTTGTGTTCGTGGGGGATCGGCCGGCGGGAGACCCCGACCCCATCGCGACGGACGAAGGGACGCTGCGGTGGGTGCCGCTGTCCGACATCGCCTCCCTGCCGGTGCCCGCGGACATTCCGCTGATTCTCCCCCACCTGTTCACCCCCGATCCCGGCATCCTGATCGGCAAGATCCACGCCGAGGACGACGTGCTCGTGGACTACGAGGTTCGAAACGCCTGACCCAAGACGGTCGGGCCGCGCGAAGGAGTTCCGGGCATCCAGGGACAACAGGATCGTATGCCCGAACAGGTCCTGGTCGTTCCGCGTGCTCGGCTGTTGCCGCACGGAGGGTTTCACGGATTCTGCCGCGAGGGACTCTCGGCGTACCTGACCACGATCGAGGGGTACGCGTTCTTCGCGCCAAGGGATCAGGTCGAAGAGGACGCGAGTCTCAAGCAGATCATCCCCTACGTGGTCCTCCGCCACGACGCGCGCATCTTTCTCGTCGAGCGCACGCGCGGCGGCTCCGAAGCGAGGCTGCGCGACAAACTCTCGATCGGCCTCGGCGGGCACATCAATCCCGGGGATGGCGACGGTGCGGCGGACCGGGTGGCGGCGGGGATGGAACGGGAGTTGACCGAGGAGGTCGACCTGCCCGCGGGATGGCGCGCCAAGCCGATCGGCCTCCTCAACGACGACGTCGAGGCCGTCGGACGCGTGCACTTCGGCCTCGTGTACGTGGCCGATCTTCCGTCACCGGACGTGCGCGTCCGCGAGACCTCCAAGCTCGCGGGCGCGTTTGCCACGCGCGAGGAGGTCCGCGCCGCGTACCCCCGCCTGGAATCGTGGTCGCAGTTCGTCGTAGACGGGGTGGATCTGCTGGAGGTCTAGGCATGCCCGCGTGGACGCTCGAGGCGGCCGGGGTCCACCTCCGGCGCACGCTCGACTCCGGGCAGGCGTTCCGATGGCGTTGGGAGACAAGGAACGGCGGCCCCGATGTGGCCACCGGGATCGTGGGCTCCCACCGGCTCCGCGTCACACAAGACGCTCGAGGCGTTCATCTGCTGGCGCCAGGCACCCCGACCGCGCGCGACGCGCTTGCGCGCTACCTGACGCTGCCGTCCCCGGACGCCACGCGTTCGGGCGGCGACGCACCCGGGCTGCACCGTATCGAAGCGCGCCTCGCCGCAGACGCCGTGCTCGCGCGCGTGCTGCCGCGTACGCACGGCATTGCGCTGCTGGTTCAGGACCCGTGGGAGGTCCTAATCTCGTTCATCGTCTCCCAGAACAACAACATCCCGAAGATCACCCGATCGATCGAAGGTCTCGCCCGCGCGCTCGGAGCACCCCTCGGCGACGGCGCCTACGCGTTTCCGTCACCGGCGCGGCTCGCCGCGTCGCACCCGGCGACGCTCCGCGCCTGCCACCTCGGCTATCGAGCACCCTACGTGCGCGAGGCGGCGCGGCGTGTGGCGGAGGGGCGGCTCGATCTCGACCGGCTCCGGCGCATACCCGAGGCCGAGGCGCGCGAGGCGCTGCGCGAACTCCCCGGCATCGGCGACAAAGTGGCCGACTGCGTCCTGCTGTTCGCGCTTGGCCACGTCACGACGTTCCCGGTCGATGTGTGGGTCCGGCGCGCAGTGGAGCGGCTGTACTTCGGCGGCCGGCCGAGACCGTTGCGGGAGATCCGCGCGTTCGCACGAGATCGCTTCGGCCCGCTCGCGGGCTACGCCCAGCAGCACCTGTTCGTGTACGCGCGCACGCATCTCAGGAATCCCCGCGGGCGCGACACCGTCGCGGTCACCGCGCCCGCAGGCGCTTCCGGGCGAGCGCGGGCCCGCCCGGGCCGATCGCGGGCGTGAGCGCGCGTCCACCCTCACCGCGCGGTAACGGTGATCTCGCCGAGCCCCGGCCCCGTGATCTCGCCGACGACGGCGGCCAAGGTCCCCCGCTCGCGCAACGCTCCACACAGCCGCTCGAGACGGTCCCCAGGCACCGCGATCAGCAGGCCGCCCGAGGTTTGCGCGTCGCACACGATGACCTGCGCGTCCTCGGCGACACCGTCCCAGACGACGGCCTCTTCGAGCGCGGCCCGGTTACGCTCCGTCCCGCCCGGGATCGTCCGCTGCCGGACCAGCGTCCAGGCCTCTTCGAGCACGGGAACCGCCGAGAGGCGGAGGTGCGCGCGCACCGCGGCCGCGCGCGTCATCTCGTGGAGGTGTCCGAGCAGTCCAAACCCCGTCACGTCTGTCGCGGCGGACACGCCGGTCGCGACCATCGCGTCCGCCGCGGCCCGGTTCAGCGTGGCCATGATGCGAATCACCTCGTCGGCCGTCTCGCGCGACGTGCGGCCCTGTTTGATTCCGGTGGTGATCACGCCCATCCCGAGCGGCTTCGTGAGGACCAGGATGTCCCCGGGGCGCGCGGACGCATTGGTCACGACGCGGTCTGGGTGCACAAACCCGGTCACCGCGAGCCCATACTTCGGCTCGGGATCGTCGATCGTGTGCCCGCCGATCACGGTGACGCCGGCCTCGGAGCACTTGTCCGCGCCGCCGCGGAGGATCTCTCCGAGGACATCCAGGGGCAGCGCCGTCCTCGGGAACGCCGCGATGTTAAGCGCGAGGCGCGGAACCGCACCCATCGCGTATACGTCGCTGAGTGCGTTGGCGGCGGCAATCGCGCCGAACCAGTAGGGCTCGTCCACCACGGGCGTGAACACGTCCACGGTCTCGACGAGGGCGAGTTCGGGCGTAAGCCGATACACCCCCGCGTCGTCCGCGGTGTTGGTACCCACGAGGACGGCAGGGTCGGTGATCGGTGGCAGGTGGCGCAACACGTGCGCCAGGTCCGTCGGACTCAGTTTGGATGCTCAGCCGGCGCAGGCCACCATGCTAGTGAGCCTGATCCGGTCGCGCTCGGTCATCGCGTCCTCCCCGTCCGCGCCTCCCGCGCCCGCGGATCCTGACCGCGGGGGCGCCGTCGTGTCCTCATTGTAGCACCGGCGCCGGCGGCGGGGCCGCATGATGAATGCCCCTCCTCATCGGCGCAGGCCCCTGTTATAGTGAGTGGTAGCACATGTGGGAGAACCGCCATGGCGATCAACCTCCACCAACTCAAAATCTTTCACACCGTGGCCAGATCCGGCAGCTTCTCGCGCGCGGCGGCTGAACTGAAAATCAGCCAGCCGTCCGTGAGCATCCAGGTCGGAGATCTAGAGCGCCAGTTCGGCGTCGAGCTCTTCGAGCAGGCGGGGAAGGCCGCCCGGATGACCGAAGCGGGCCGGATCCTCGATGCCTATGCCGGCCGGATCCTGGCGCTCATCGACGAGACGCGCGGCGCGATCGACGAGGTCAAGGGCCTCCGCCGGGGTCGACTCCTGATCGGCGCGACGTCGACGCCCGGGGCCTACCTGCTGCCAGGACTGTTGAGTCGGTTCCGCGAGCAGTACGCGCACGTCGAATTGGGCCTGCGGATCGCCGGGACGCGGCGCATCCAGGAGATGCTGCTGCAGCGCGAGTTGGACCTCGGCGTTGTGGGCGGACACGTCACCCAGCGGGACGTCGAGGCCGTGCCGATCGCCACCGACGAGCTGGTGCTGATCACGGCACCCGGCCATCGGTTCGCGTCGATGCCGTCGGTGGCGACCCCGGACCTCGCCGGCGAGCCGTTCATTCTGCGCGAACGCGGATCCGGCACCCGCGAGGTCGTGGACGAGGCGCTGCATCGTGTCGGCGCCCACCTCACGCCCGCGATGGAACTCGAAGGCGCGGAGATGGTCAAACAAGCCGTGGCCGCCAATCTGGGCGTGTCGATCCTCTCGCGGTGGGCGGTGGCGATCGACGTCGCCGCGGGCCGTCTCTGCATCGCACCGATCGACGGGGTACGGATCACGCGAGAGATTCTGCTCGTCTACCATCGGGACCGCCGCCTGCCGCATCTCGCCCGCGCATTCGCCGAGATGGTGGCACCGGCCTGGCACGCCCCCGCCTCGTCGGGCGCTGCCCCTCCCGCGGCGGGTCGCGCGTAGCCGGCGCCCGCGCCGGCCGCGCCGCGCACCGACACACTCCAGCGAGAGGGGGAGTTTCATGGAGATCTTTGAGATCCTCAAGGACCGCCTGTATCAAAGCGGCGCGCCGGAGGAAGCGGCCGAGTGGGCGTCGATTCACGCCCTCGGCATCGATACGGTCGTCGACCTCTTCGGGACGCTGGACCCCGGCGTGCCGACGGAACCCAACTCGATCCTCTACATCTTCTGGCCGATCGCGGACCATGCGGAGCTCCCCGATCTCACGATCCTGAACGTCCTGGTTGACACCGTGGTGCGCCTCATTCAACTGAACCACAAGATACTCGTCCACTGCCACCGCGGCAAAAGCCGCTCGGGACTCATCAACGCGCTTGTGGCCATGAAGATCTTCGGGATCACCGGCGCGGAGGCCGTCGACCTCGTGCGGCGCCAGCGGCCGGGGGCGCTCGCCAACCCCGTGTTTGCGGCCTATCTCGAGGCGCTCCCCGCGCCGGCTCGATCCGCGACGCCGACGACGTGACGGGCCGTCCTCACGCCTGATCGGCCCGCCCGCGCCCGGTGACGTGTGCCCGCAGGGCGCGCTATTTCTCGGTCATCCAGGTCGTCCGCAGACCGATGTACGACGTGTTGAGGTAGTGCTGATAGCCGTGCACGTTTCGCCGCGCCGCCTCGTACTGCGTCGAGTGGAACAGGAACACCATCGGGACGGTGTCCTGGAGCCGCAGCTGGGCCTGATCGTACAGCGCCCGACGCTTTGAGTCGACGGCCACGAGGCGCGCCTGCTCGACGAGCTTGTCGAACTGCGCGTCGGAATAGCCCTCAAAGTTGCTGCCGGCGCCCGTATGGAAGTTGTTGTAGAGGAAGTCGTCGGGATCGGTCTGGCCGGACGTCCCGAGAATCGTGAGCGTGAAGTGCTTCTGGAACACGGTCGGGAGATAGACGCTCCAATCCGCCGCGACGATCTTGGTCCGGATGCCGATCTTGGCGAGTTGCGCCTGAATGAGCTCGGCCGGCGTCCGGAGAAAATCGTACGTACTGGTCACGTACAGGTCCGCGTCCAGCCCGTTCGGGAACCCGGCCTCCGCCATCAAGCGCTTCGCGCGGTCGAGATCGACCTTGTCGTACACGTTCTTCCTCAGCGCGTAGTAGTTCCCGGGCGGGATCGCGGTGCCGGTGGCGACGACGCCGCCCACGCCGAACAGCGCGGTGTCCACGATCTCCTTGCGGTTGATCGCCCACGCCATCGCCTGACGGACCTTCACGTTGTTGAAGGGCGCGACCGTGTTGTTGATGTAGAGACCGCGGAAGTTGGCAGAGAGCCCCCCGATCACCTCGACGTTCGGATCGGCCCGTAGGCTCTGCACGTCCGACGAGGGCACGTACTCGATCCAGTCCACGTTCCCCGTCCGGAGCGCCGTCGAGCGGGCGACCGCGTCAGGATAGAATACGAACTCGATGCGGTCGATGTAGGGGAGGCGCCGCCCGGTCGCGTCGGTGCCCCAAAAGTCGCCGCTCCGCACCAGGATCATGCGCTGCTGTGGAGTATACCCGACGAACCGGAACGGCCCCGTCCCCACGGGTTCCTTGTTGAGGTCCCCGTCCCGCTCCACGATCTCGTGGGGCACGATCACGTTCGTGGACAGGGCCAGCTTGGCCAGGAGCGGCGAGAACGGCTGCTTGAGCCGAATCGCAACGGTGAGCGGCCCCGCAACCGTGACGGTGTCGATGATCGCGAAGTCCGACGCGCGCGGCGATTTCGTTTTCGGATCGCGGATACGGTTCAGCGAGTACACGACGTCGTCCGCGGTCATCGACCGGCCGTTGTGAAACTTCACGTTCGGCCGAAGATGAAAGGTCCAGGTCAACCCGTCCGTCGAGGTCGTCCACGACGCGGCCAAGCTGGGAAGAACGTGCAGCGATGGGTCGACCGTCACGAGGGTGTCGTAGACGTTCTCCATCATGTTCCGCGTCGCCGTCGCGGTCGTCGTGTGCGGGTCCAGCCCGACGGGGTCGGTCTGCATCCCCGCGCGCAGCGTGCCCCCGTACCGCGGCCCCGGCGCCTGCGCGAGCGCGGCCGGCAGAACCAGGAACAGTACCATGCTGACCACCACGAGCCACCGCATCGTCCGCATCCTGTACCTCCCCTGATCGATCTATCCGATCCCGTGCAGGTGCGGGTCCAACGCGTCCCGCACGCCGTCACCCAGCAGGTTGAACCCCAGCACCGTCATCGTGATCGCGAGGCCGGGCCCCATCGCCGGCCACACGCTGAACTGCATCACGGCGCGCCCCTCCGCGACCATCTGCCCCCAACTCGGCGCCGGCGGCTGCGTGCCGAGTCCCAGGAACGACAGGGCCGCCTCCGCCAGGATCGCAAACGCGAGTCGCAGCGTGCTCTCGACGATGAGCGGCGCCGCCGCGTTCGGTAGGATGTGACGCCGCAGGATGCGGGCGTCCCCGGCGCCGACCGCCCGCGCGGCGTCGACGTACTCCTCGTGGCGCACGGTCAACACGGCGGCCCGCGCGACGCGCGCCATCGGCGCCGCGTACACGACGGCGATCGCGATCACCACGTTCCAGAACCCACCGCCCAGAAACGCCAGCAGCGCGATCGCGAGCAGAATCGCGGGAAACGCGAGCACGACGTCCGACACGCGCATCACCGCGGCATCGAACGTCCGACCCCAGTAGCCGCACAGCGCCCCGAGGGTCCCGCCGCTGAGGAGCGCAAAGCCGACGGAAAACACGCCCACCCCAAGCGAGATCCGACCGCCGTACAGCACGCGCGCGAAGATGTCCCGCCCGTACAGGTCGGTTCCGAACAGATGCGCCGCGCTCGGCGCCTGCAGGCGCAACGCGGGCGCGACCTGGATGGGATCGTAGCGCGTGAGCACCGGAGCGCCGAGCGCACCGGCGACGACCAGCCCGAGCAACACGACCCCCACCCGCGCGCCGACGTGCCGCACGACGCGCGTGCCAAGGCCGCGCAGGCGCCCGGCGACGACGTTAGCCGTAGCGGACGCGAGGGTCGAGGAAACCATAGAAGACGTCCACGCAGAGATTGACGAACACAAACGACAGCGCGATCGCCAGCACCGCGCCCTGGATGACCGGGTAGTCGCGGAGGTTGATCCCTTCGAGCGCGTACCGGCCGATTCCCGGCAGGCTGAAGATCTGCTCGATGATCACCGCTCCGCCGAGCAGCGTCCCGAATTGGAGACCGATCACGGTGACCACGGGAATCAGCGCGTTCCGCAGTGCGTGCCACAGGATCACGCGCGGCTCGTCCAGGCCCTTCGCCCGCGCGGTCCTGACGTACGAGCGCGTCAGCACCTCCAGGAGACTGCTGCGCACGATGCGGGCGATTGCCGCCGCAAGCGCAAGGCCGAGAGATACCGCGGGCAGCACCATGTGCGTGAGGTTGGCGCCGACCCCGTCGCTGGGCGCGTAGTACCCGGTCGGCGGGAGCCAGCCGAGGCGCAGCGAGAAGAGCAGGATCAACAGCACGGCCAGCCAAAACGACGGCACCGACAGACCGAGCAGCACGAAGATGTTCGCGAGATAGTCGCCGGCGCGCCC is a window of bacterium DNA encoding:
- a CDS encoding FAD-dependent oxidoreductase; this encodes HITNGAYRLHPAEWAVGDAAATVAVFCLRAGVTPQALAARADLRRRVQLLLLDEQIPVYWYDDVPLRHPAFAATQLLAVERIWEGNDADLHFSPDLAMRTDEGKRRIAAAAASIRKWGGTADPESAALEPAPEDDVLPLRRDAAATLIALSVPGATAPEPAAGSGAITRAELAIWLADLVRSAIERHAPAS
- a CDS encoding cupin domain-containing protein; amino-acid sequence: MAAEYVFTSLNALPGKEIAKGVTMRPLAGAHVMISCVDLSPDSTVALHSHPHEQLGVVLEGQIEMQIGEERRALRPGDAYVIPGGTRHAARASGGPARVLDVFYPLREEYLRG
- a CDS encoding tetratricopeptide repeat protein, with the protein product MSGVRWKAVLWLTGVLLALEGAAPLWSGAQTSPGSATGQVNQVESVTLAHGVKSASVFGSGLLTPVDPATTFVNTDVPYAIVRIKALAPDTTVALRLADPSGSAYAVQAKIPAHRGNPKDFDFAAPLYILGTDLESHTGTWHVQILINNAPASDVTFQWQAATAAELAKLKDTVNQSPLTADLHWRYGAALGLLGHLSESITELQNAIRLDPNYALYYITLGRVYELQSRVADATQQFQKALSVHGSFYDSVFEGWARAGLVKLQAH
- a CDS encoding 8-oxo-dGTP diphosphatase, giving the protein MPEGNPRATTYLRTLCFIRYGDRVLLLQRRHPPNQGLYNAPGGKIERDEDPYEACLREVHEETGFHLRKIRLRALLTVISRTTGAQWLLFVFVGDRPAGDPDPIATDEGTLRWVPLSDIASLPVPADIPLILPHLFTPDPGILIGKIHAEDDVLVDYEVRNA
- a CDS encoding DNA glycosylase — its product is MPAWTLEAAGVHLRRTLDSGQAFRWRWETRNGGPDVATGIVGSHRLRVTQDARGVHLLAPGTPTARDALARYLTLPSPDATRSGGDAPGLHRIEARLAADAVLARVLPRTHGIALLVQDPWEVLISFIVSQNNNIPKITRSIEGLARALGAPLGDGAYAFPSPARLAASHPATLRACHLGYRAPYVREAARRVAEGRLDLDRLRRIPEAEAREALRELPGIGDKVADCVLLFALGHVTTFPVDVWVRRAVERLYFGGRPRPLREIRAFARDRFGPLAGYAQQHLFVYARTHLRNPRGRDTVAVTAPAGASGRARARPGRSRA
- the selD gene encoding selenide, water dikinase SelD, whose translation is MVACAGUASKLSPTDLAHVLRHLPPITDPAVLVGTNTADDAGVYRLTPELALVETVDVFTPVVDEPYWFGAIAAANALSDVYAMGAVPRLALNIAAFPRTALPLDVLGEILRGGADKCSEAGVTVIGGHTIDDPEPKYGLAVTGFVHPDRVVTNASARPGDILVLTKPLGMGVITTGIKQGRTSRETADEVIRIMATLNRAAADAMVATGVSAATDVTGFGLLGHLHEMTRAAAVRAHLRLSAVPVLEEAWTLVRQRTIPGGTERNRAALEEAVVWDGVAEDAQVIVCDAQTSGGLLIAVPGDRLERLCGALRERGTLAAVVGEITGPGLGEITVTAR
- a CDS encoding LysR family transcriptional regulator, which encodes MAINLHQLKIFHTVARSGSFSRAAAELKISQPSVSIQVGDLERQFGVELFEQAGKAARMTEAGRILDAYAGRILALIDETRGAIDEVKGLRRGRLLIGATSTPGAYLLPGLLSRFREQYAHVELGLRIAGTRRIQEMLLQRELDLGVVGGHVTQRDVEAVPIATDELVLITAPGHRFASMPSVATPDLAGEPFILRERGSGTREVVDEALHRVGAHLTPAMELEGAEMVKQAVAANLGVSILSRWAVAIDVAAGRLCIAPIDGVRITREILLVYHRDRRLPHLARAFAEMVAPAWHAPASSGAAPPAAGRA
- a CDS encoding dual specificity protein phosphatase; the protein is MEIFEILKDRLYQSGAPEEAAEWASIHALGIDTVVDLFGTLDPGVPTEPNSILYIFWPIADHAELPDLTILNVLVDTVVRLIQLNHKILVHCHRGKSRSGLINALVAMKIFGITGAEAVDLVRRQRPGALANPVFAAYLEALPAPARSATPTT
- a CDS encoding ABC transporter substrate-binding protein; the protein is MRTMRWLVVVSMVLFLVLPAALAQAPGPRYGGTLRAGMQTDPVGLDPHTTTATATRNMMENVYDTLVTVDPSLHVLPSLAASWTTSTDGLTWTFHLRPNVKFHNGRSMTADDVVYSLNRIRDPKTKSPRASDFAIIDTVTVAGPLTVAIRLKQPFSPLLAKLALSTNVIVPHEIVERDGDLNKEPVGTGPFRFVGYTPQQRMILVRSGDFWGTDATGRRLPYIDRIEFVFYPDAVARSTALRTGNVDWIEYVPSSDVQSLRADPNVEVIGGLSANFRGLYINNTVAPFNNVKVRQAMAWAINRKEIVDTALFGVGGVVATGTAIPPGNYYALRKNVYDKVDLDRAKRLMAEAGFPNGLDADLYVTSTYDFLRTPAELIQAQLAKIGIRTKIVAADWSVYLPTVFQKHFTLTILGTSGQTDPDDFLYNNFHTGAGSNFEGYSDAQFDKLVEQARLVAVDSKRRALYDQAQLRLQDTVPMVFLFHSTQYEAARRNVHGYQHYLNTSYIGLRTTWMTEK
- a CDS encoding ABC transporter permease, whose protein sequence is MVSSTLASATANVVAGRLRGLGTRVVRHVGARVGVVLLGLVVAGALGAPVLTRYDPIQVAPALRLQAPSAAHLFGTDLYGRDIFARVLYGGRISLGVGVFSVGFALLSGGTLGALCGYWGRTFDAAVMRVSDVVLAFPAILLAIALLAFLGGGFWNVVIAIAVVYAAPMARVARAAVLTVRHEEYVDAARAVGAGDARILRRHILPNAAAPLIVESTLRLAFAILAEAALSFLGLGTQPPAPSWGQMVAEGRAVMQFSVWPAMGPGLAITMTVLGFNLLGDGVRDALDPHLHGIG
- a CDS encoding ABC transporter permease; amino-acid sequence: MGAYLLRRMALAVPTAFGVLVAVFLLIRLVPGDVVTQMVSLEASISPQRVAELRRMFGLDRPLAAQLAAYLAGVAEGDLGKSLRTGLPVGPELAHRFPVTIELSCLGLGVALVIGIPTGIAAALQRGRAGDYLANIFVLLGLSVPSFWLAVLLILLFSLRLGWLPPTGYYAPSDGVGANLTHMVLPAVSLGLALAAAIARIVRSSLLEVLTRSYVRTARAKGLDEPRVILWHALRNALIPVVTVIGLQFGTLLGGAVIIEQIFSLPGIGRYALEGINLRDYPVIQGAVLAIALSFVFVNLCVDVFYGFLDPRVRYG